One Thermicanus aegyptius DSM 12793 DNA segment encodes these proteins:
- the rimP gene encoding ribosome maturation factor RimP, with protein sequence MSRKVVSITEQLVLPILEQMGLELVEVEFVEEGKNRFLRVYIDKEGGVDIEECGKVSESLSKKLDEVDPIPYAYFLEVSSPGAERPLKTERDYERAIGKGVHIETLEPVDGKKVLEGILLSTDPLTVEVEGKEITFSKENVTFARLAILIS encoded by the coding sequence GTGTCGCGGAAGGTGGTTTCCATCACCGAACAATTGGTGCTTCCCATCCTTGAACAAATGGGTCTTGAGCTCGTCGAGGTTGAATTCGTGGAAGAGGGGAAAAACCGATTCCTCCGTGTCTATATCGATAAAGAAGGAGGCGTCGATATCGAAGAGTGTGGAAAGGTAAGCGAATCTCTCAGCAAGAAATTGGATGAAGTGGATCCGATCCCTTACGCTTACTTTTTGGAAGTTTCTTCTCCAGGGGCGGAACGGCCTTTAAAGACGGAGCGGGATTATGAACGGGCGATTGGTAAAGGGGTCCATATCGAGACGCTGGAGCCTGTGGATGGGAAGAAGGTTTTGGAAGGAATCCTTCTTTCCACCGATCCCCTTACGGTTGAAGTGGAAGGAAAAGAGATTACATTTTCCAAGGAGAATGTAACGTTTGCGAGGCTGGCTATTCTCATTTCGTAG
- a CDS encoding proline--tRNA ligase — translation MRQSHAFIPTLRDLPADAEVVSHQLMLRAGMMRQISSGVYTYLPLGYRVIKKVSEIIREEMDRAGGQELLMPALQPAELWMKTGRWDDYGPLMMKVTDRHERPFALGPTHEEVITSIVRDEVKTYKKLPFILYQIQTKFRDEYRPRFGLLRGREFIMKDAYSFDTSEEGLDRSYKAMYDAYVRIFTRCGLKFRAVEADSGAIGGKDNHEFMVLASIGEDTIAYCSSCSYAANLERAEVVHTPNPSDEEPQPLRKVTTPGVRTVAKQAEIMGIPVSKVIKNVVFSVEGKPVVVLVRGDHEVNEVKVKNFLNLTTLEMADEETIRKVFGCEPGFVSPIGIAGITVLADRAIKEMVNASTGANETDYHYLGVQPERDFHVDHYGDFRNIREGDPCPRCGAPIRFTQGIEVGHVFKLRTKYSSALGAVYQDEKGNLKEMLMGSYGIGVSRLVAAVVEQSHDENGMIWPKAIAPFAVHLVPVNIEDAEQREFAERLYGELQNQGIEVLFDDRNERAGVKFKDSDLLGIPLRVVIGTKIREGKVELKIRRTGESLEVPTRNALQEILRVWEGLE, via the coding sequence ATGAGACAGAGTCATGCCTTTATTCCCACTTTGCGGGATCTTCCCGCCGACGCGGAGGTGGTAAGCCACCAACTGATGCTCAGGGCGGGGATGATGCGGCAAATTTCCTCCGGGGTATATACCTATCTCCCCCTGGGTTATCGAGTCATCAAAAAAGTATCGGAGATCATCCGGGAGGAGATGGATAGGGCCGGCGGGCAGGAGCTTCTCATGCCTGCACTGCAGCCTGCGGAACTTTGGATGAAGACAGGCCGTTGGGATGATTACGGACCTTTGATGATGAAAGTAACGGATCGGCATGAGCGGCCTTTTGCCCTGGGACCCACCCATGAAGAGGTGATTACCTCCATCGTTAGGGATGAAGTAAAAACATATAAAAAGCTCCCCTTCATCCTGTACCAGATTCAAACCAAATTCAGAGATGAATACCGCCCCCGGTTTGGTCTTCTACGGGGACGTGAGTTTATTATGAAAGATGCCTATTCCTTTGATACCTCCGAAGAAGGATTGGATCGAAGCTACAAAGCGATGTACGACGCCTATGTCCGCATCTTTACCCGCTGTGGCTTAAAGTTCAGAGCGGTGGAGGCGGACTCGGGAGCCATCGGGGGAAAAGATAATCACGAGTTTATGGTATTGGCATCCATTGGAGAAGATACCATCGCTTATTGTTCCTCTTGTTCCTATGCAGCCAATCTGGAGCGGGCGGAAGTGGTACATACTCCTAATCCCTCTGACGAAGAGCCTCAACCTCTTCGCAAAGTAACCACCCCCGGGGTACGAACCGTGGCGAAACAGGCGGAAATTATGGGCATTCCCGTCTCCAAGGTGATTAAAAATGTGGTCTTCTCCGTAGAAGGCAAACCTGTCGTTGTTCTGGTACGGGGGGACCATGAGGTGAATGAGGTGAAGGTGAAAAATTTTCTCAACCTCACCACGCTGGAGATGGCCGATGAGGAAACCATTCGAAAGGTGTTTGGCTGTGAACCTGGATTTGTCAGCCCGATCGGAATCGCAGGGATTACCGTCTTGGCCGATCGGGCGATTAAGGAGATGGTGAATGCCTCTACAGGGGCCAACGAGACAGATTACCACTATTTAGGAGTTCAACCCGAACGGGATTTCCATGTGGACCATTATGGGGATTTTCGCAATATCCGGGAAGGGGACCCATGCCCCCGTTGCGGTGCTCCCATCCGGTTTACCCAAGGGATCGAAGTAGGGCATGTGTTTAAGCTTCGGACCAAGTACAGCTCTGCATTAGGCGCCGTTTATCAAGATGAAAAGGGAAATTTAAAAGAGATGCTGATGGGAAGCTATGGAATCGGGGTTTCGCGTCTAGTCGCTGCGGTGGTGGAACAATCTCATGACGAGAACGGGATGATTTGGCCGAAGGCGATTGCACCTTTTGCGGTTCATCTGGTCCCCGTCAACATAGAGGATGCGGAACAGCGGGAGTTCGCCGAGAGACTCTACGGAGAACTTCAGAATCAGGGAATAGAGGTTCTATTCGATGACCGGAACGAGCGGGCTGGGGTGAAGTTTAAGGATTCGGATCTTCTCGGCATCCCTCTTCGGGTGGTGATCGGCACCAAGATCAGGGAAGGAAAGGTGGAGTTAAAGATTCGCCGTACCGGTGAGAGCCTGGAGGTTCCTACCAGGAATGCGCTGCAGGAGATCCTGCGGGTATGGGAGGGTCTTGAATAA
- a CDS encoding PolC-type DNA polymerase III: MLQLVPPPEPLRNVLEEGEMEQLVVDVEKKSWEFTLLFPHLLPPAPLKEWIKRVKERFASIAEVSFTFLYRNPPSLAEAVSLYWPVLLETLKEEWPSFSLQRYLEHTPKIEGGKLLFPALNGTSLEVLRARRAEERIASFYRAWTGLSPSVQLILSEEAKTLQDLYAEKREEEEKQAVEALLLAANSPEERVEEKETKPELLFYGGKIEGEARPLREIREEEKWVIVQGTLFAIDSRELKSGSTLFLLKVTDFTDSILVKLFARSQEDKTLLSQLKEGMWVKIRGSVQEDTFERDLILIAHDINQILPHERKDEAPMKRVELHLHTTMSAMDSNLSPKRAIAQAAKWGHPAIAVTDHGGVQSFPEAFDAAQKHGVKLIFGMEAYMVDDGVPIVHRPAHRSLQDDTYVVFDVETTGLSAAYDTIIELSAVKMREGEVIDRFERFANPHRPLSAKIKELTHITDEMLVGAPEVGEVLREFRDFMGDAVLVAHNARFDMGFISVGFRREGMGEIGNPVLDTLELARNLLKDLKNHRLDTLSSYYGVTLTQHHRAVYDAEATGHLLFKMLDTLKEKGVEYLDQVNGLRAVEDFKRQRPFHATLLVKNEVGLKNLYKLISLSYLEYFHRNPRIPKGELERHREGLIVGSACEEGEIFEIAMQKSEEELKEAVRFYDYIEVQPLSHYKYLIEEELIRDEEHLKEILRKLIRVAKEEGKPVVATGNVHHLEPHELIYRKILIKAQNGIKTKDPKHLVPQYFRTTEEMLAEFSFLGKELAEEIVITSPRRLADEVEEMKPFPDELFTPVIEGAEEEMERMSFETARQIYGDPLPEIVESRLKKELNSIIHNGFAVIYLIAHKLVTKSLDDGYLVGSRGSVGSSLVATMSRITEVNPLPPHYVCPNCKFSQFITDGSVGSGFDLPEKDCPKCGAPLKRDGHDIPFETFMGFKGDKVPDIDLNFSGDYQPRAHKYTEELFGKEYVYRAGTISTVAEKTAYGFVRKYLEETGISVRKAEMDRLALGCTGVKRTTGQHPGGLMVIPQYKEVYDFTPIQHPADDADSETITTHFDYHAISGRLLKLDILGHDDPTVLRMLQDLSGIDPKEIPLSDPAVMKLFSGTESLGKNLELEVIGCYTGTLGIPEFGTRFVRQMLEETKPSTFAELVQISGLSHGTDVWLNNAQELIRNGIAELKDVIGCRDDIMTYLIYKGLEPSRAFKIMEGVRKGKGITPEDQEYMRSFQVPEWYITSCLRIKYMFPKAHAVAYVLMALRIAYFKVHHPILYYATYFSVRASDFDLSIVQKGADHVKEKIREINEKGPDAPAKEKNLLTVLEVAYEMLKRGFHFKNIDLYRSDATRFLIEGDGLIPPFSALPGVGESASLNIVKAREEGPFLSKEDLQSRARLSKTVMELLEGYGCLDDLPDSNQLSLFNF, translated from the coding sequence TTGCTGCAATTAGTACCGCCTCCGGAGCCTTTGAGGAACGTATTGGAGGAGGGGGAGATGGAACAATTGGTGGTGGATGTGGAGAAAAAGAGCTGGGAATTTACCCTGCTCTTTCCTCATCTTCTCCCGCCTGCCCCCCTTAAAGAGTGGATAAAACGTGTGAAAGAACGGTTTGCTTCCATCGCCGAAGTTTCCTTCACCTTTCTCTACCGGAATCCTCCTTCTTTGGCGGAGGCGGTTTCCCTTTACTGGCCCGTTCTCCTTGAAACCTTAAAGGAAGAATGGCCCTCATTTTCCTTGCAAAGATACTTGGAGCATACCCCCAAGATCGAAGGAGGAAAACTTCTCTTTCCTGCCTTAAACGGAACCTCCTTAGAAGTGCTCCGCGCAAGACGTGCGGAAGAACGCATCGCTTCTTTTTACCGGGCGTGGACAGGCCTCTCCCCATCCGTTCAACTGATCTTATCCGAAGAGGCAAAAACCCTTCAAGACCTCTATGCCGAGAAGAGGGAAGAAGAGGAGAAGCAGGCGGTAGAAGCGCTTCTCCTAGCTGCCAATTCTCCGGAAGAGAGGGTGGAGGAGAAGGAAACAAAACCTGAGCTTCTCTTCTATGGAGGAAAGATCGAAGGGGAGGCTCGCCCTCTGCGGGAGATCCGGGAAGAAGAGAAATGGGTGATCGTGCAAGGGACCCTCTTTGCCATCGACAGCCGTGAACTAAAGAGCGGCAGCACCTTATTTCTTCTGAAGGTCACGGATTTTACCGATTCCATTCTGGTCAAACTGTTCGCCCGCTCCCAGGAGGATAAAACCCTCTTATCCCAACTGAAAGAAGGAATGTGGGTAAAAATCCGCGGCAGTGTCCAAGAGGATACGTTTGAACGGGATCTTATCTTGATTGCCCATGACATCAACCAGATTCTCCCCCATGAGCGGAAAGATGAAGCGCCGATGAAACGGGTGGAACTCCATCTCCATACGACGATGAGCGCCATGGACAGCAACCTATCGCCCAAAAGGGCCATCGCCCAGGCAGCGAAGTGGGGACATCCGGCCATTGCCGTTACGGATCACGGGGGAGTGCAAAGCTTTCCTGAAGCCTTTGATGCGGCGCAGAAACACGGCGTGAAATTGATCTTCGGCATGGAAGCTTATATGGTGGATGACGGCGTTCCGATCGTTCACAGGCCCGCCCATCGCTCTCTTCAGGACGATACCTATGTGGTCTTTGACGTGGAAACGACCGGACTCTCGGCGGCCTATGATACGATTATCGAACTTTCCGCGGTGAAGATGCGGGAGGGAGAAGTGATCGACCGATTTGAGCGTTTTGCCAACCCCCATCGTCCTCTGTCGGCCAAAATTAAGGAATTGACCCATATCACGGATGAGATGTTGGTGGGGGCACCGGAGGTGGGAGAGGTGCTCCGGGAATTTCGGGATTTTATGGGAGATGCGGTCCTCGTAGCCCATAACGCCCGCTTTGACATGGGTTTTATCTCGGTGGGTTTCCGTCGGGAAGGAATGGGGGAGATCGGGAATCCGGTTCTCGACACGTTGGAATTGGCCCGCAATCTCCTGAAAGATTTGAAAAACCATCGCCTTGACACCCTTTCCTCCTATTATGGAGTTACCCTCACCCAACACCACCGCGCCGTCTACGATGCGGAAGCGACAGGCCACCTTCTCTTTAAGATGCTCGACACCTTAAAAGAGAAAGGAGTCGAGTATCTGGATCAGGTGAACGGCTTACGTGCGGTGGAAGATTTTAAACGGCAACGCCCCTTCCATGCCACCCTGCTGGTCAAAAATGAGGTGGGGCTAAAAAATCTTTATAAGCTCATCTCTCTCTCCTATCTGGAGTATTTTCACCGAAATCCCCGAATTCCTAAGGGGGAATTGGAGCGCCATCGGGAAGGGCTGATCGTGGGCTCCGCCTGCGAAGAGGGAGAGATCTTTGAAATCGCCATGCAAAAGAGCGAAGAAGAGTTAAAGGAAGCCGTCCGTTTCTATGATTATATCGAAGTTCAGCCCCTCTCCCATTATAAATACCTGATTGAAGAGGAGCTCATTCGGGACGAGGAACATCTGAAGGAGATTCTGAGAAAGCTGATCCGGGTGGCGAAGGAGGAAGGAAAACCGGTGGTGGCCACGGGGAATGTGCATCACCTGGAGCCCCATGAACTCATCTATCGAAAAATCTTGATTAAAGCCCAGAACGGAATCAAGACGAAAGATCCCAAGCATCTGGTTCCCCAATATTTCCGCACCACGGAGGAGATGCTCGCCGAATTTTCATTCCTGGGAAAGGAATTGGCGGAGGAGATCGTGATCACATCTCCCCGTCGGCTGGCCGATGAGGTGGAAGAGATGAAGCCGTTTCCTGATGAACTCTTCACGCCCGTCATCGAAGGGGCGGAAGAAGAGATGGAGAGGATGAGCTTTGAAACGGCGCGTCAGATTTATGGGGATCCACTTCCGGAGATCGTGGAAAGCCGGTTGAAAAAGGAATTAAACAGCATAATTCATAATGGATTTGCGGTGATTTACCTCATCGCCCATAAATTGGTCACCAAATCCCTGGATGACGGGTATCTCGTGGGATCGCGGGGATCCGTCGGTTCCTCGTTGGTGGCCACCATGTCCCGCATCACCGAGGTAAATCCCCTTCCTCCCCATTACGTTTGCCCAAATTGCAAGTTTAGTCAATTTATTACCGATGGTTCGGTAGGATCCGGTTTCGACCTCCCGGAAAAAGATTGCCCGAAGTGTGGGGCTCCTCTGAAACGGGACGGGCATGACATTCCCTTTGAGACCTTCATGGGATTTAAGGGGGATAAGGTACCTGATATCGACCTGAACTTTTCCGGGGATTACCAACCCCGTGCCCATAAATATACGGAGGAACTCTTTGGTAAAGAATATGTATATCGGGCAGGAACCATCTCCACCGTGGCGGAGAAAACGGCCTATGGTTTTGTGCGAAAATATCTGGAGGAAACAGGGATAAGTGTCCGCAAGGCGGAGATGGATCGCCTCGCATTAGGATGTACGGGAGTGAAGCGTACGACGGGGCAACACCCGGGTGGTCTTATGGTCATTCCCCAATATAAGGAGGTTTACGACTTTACCCCGATCCAACATCCTGCGGACGATGCCGACTCGGAGACGATCACCACCCATTTCGATTATCATGCGATCAGCGGAAGATTGCTAAAGCTGGACATCCTGGGCCACGATGATCCGACCGTTCTTCGCATGCTTCAGGATCTTTCGGGCATTGATCCGAAAGAGATCCCCCTCTCCGATCCGGCCGTGATGAAACTCTTTAGTGGGACGGAGAGCTTAGGGAAAAACCTGGAACTGGAAGTCATCGGCTGTTATACGGGAACGCTGGGCATTCCCGAATTTGGAACCCGCTTTGTCCGGCAAATGCTGGAAGAAACCAAACCTTCCACCTTTGCCGAACTGGTGCAGATCTCCGGGCTCTCCCATGGAACCGACGTGTGGCTGAACAATGCCCAAGAGCTGATCCGCAACGGCATCGCAGAGCTTAAAGATGTGATCGGCTGCCGCGACGATATTATGACCTATTTGATTTATAAAGGTCTGGAGCCTTCCCGGGCTTTTAAGATTATGGAGGGCGTGCGGAAAGGGAAGGGAATTACCCCCGAGGACCAGGAGTACATGCGCTCCTTTCAGGTTCCCGAATGGTACATCACCTCCTGTCTCAGAATTAAATACATGTTCCCGAAAGCCCACGCGGTTGCCTATGTGCTCATGGCCCTAAGGATCGCTTATTTCAAGGTCCATCATCCGATTCTATATTATGCCACCTATTTTTCGGTGAGAGCGAGCGATTTCGACCTTTCCATCGTCCAAAAAGGGGCGGACCACGTGAAGGAAAAAATCCGGGAGATTAACGAGAAAGGGCCCGACGCCCCCGCAAAAGAGAAAAACCTGCTTACCGTCCTGGAGGTGGCCTATGAGATGCTGAAAAGGGGCTTTCATTTCAAGAACATTGATCTCTACCGCTCGGATGCGACCCGCTTCCTCATCGAGGGCGACGGGCTGATTCCTCCCTTTTCCGCATTGCCCGGCGTGGGGGAAAGCGCAAGCCTCAACATCGTGAAGGCCAGGGAGGAGGGTCCCTTCCTCTCCAAGGAAGACCTGCAAAGCCGTGCCCGGCTTTCCAAGACGGTGATGGAGCTCCTTGAAGGGTATGGCTGCCTGGACGACCTTCCCGATTCCAATCAGTTAAGCCTCTTTAATTTTTAA
- the nusA gene encoding transcription termination factor NusA — MRIDFMSALAELEKEKGIGKEVLIEAMKQALIAAYKKNYNSAQNVQVEVNEETGDVSVYARKKVVEEVTDPRLEISLETAREINPHYQVDDTLDIEVTPRDFGRIAAQTAKQVVTQRIREAERGIIFKEYVDREEELILGTVQRFDGKNIYVELGKTEGILPYSEILPGEEFHQGDRIKAFIVRVEKGQKAPQILLSRTNPGFLKRLFEREVPEIYEGIVEIKSIAREAGDRSKVAVHTKDEHVDPVGACVGPKGSRVQTIVQELKGEKIDIVRWSEDPVVYVANALSPAKVLSVEVMEGEKKTRVIVPDHQLSLAIGKRGQNARLAAKLTGWKVDIKSESQAEEEGILPLAEQDQEPYDEEDEYIEEIEVSFHDRQSREE, encoded by the coding sequence ATGCGTATCGATTTTATGAGCGCATTGGCAGAGTTGGAAAAAGAGAAAGGGATCGGCAAAGAGGTTCTCATAGAAGCCATGAAGCAAGCTCTCATCGCCGCGTATAAGAAGAACTACAATTCTGCACAAAATGTTCAGGTGGAAGTGAATGAAGAGACGGGAGATGTTTCGGTATACGCAAGAAAAAAAGTGGTCGAAGAGGTGACGGATCCCCGCCTTGAGATCTCCCTGGAGACCGCCCGGGAGATCAATCCCCATTACCAGGTGGACGATACATTAGACATTGAAGTGACCCCTAGGGATTTTGGACGCATCGCAGCCCAGACGGCCAAACAAGTCGTGACTCAGCGAATCCGGGAAGCGGAACGGGGAATTATCTTTAAGGAGTACGTAGATCGGGAAGAGGAACTTATCCTGGGTACCGTCCAGCGATTTGACGGGAAAAATATCTATGTGGAATTAGGTAAGACCGAAGGGATCCTCCCCTATTCCGAGATCCTGCCGGGGGAAGAGTTTCATCAGGGAGACCGGATTAAAGCCTTTATCGTCAGGGTGGAGAAAGGGCAAAAAGCGCCGCAAATTCTTCTATCCCGCACCAATCCCGGATTTTTAAAACGCCTTTTTGAAAGGGAAGTTCCTGAAATCTATGAAGGGATTGTAGAAATAAAATCGATTGCCAGGGAAGCCGGAGATCGTTCGAAAGTGGCGGTCCATACGAAAGATGAGCATGTAGATCCGGTGGGTGCCTGCGTCGGTCCGAAAGGGTCCCGTGTACAGACGATCGTACAAGAATTAAAAGGAGAGAAGATCGACATCGTCCGCTGGTCGGAAGACCCTGTGGTTTATGTGGCCAATGCCTTAAGCCCGGCGAAGGTCTTATCGGTGGAGGTTATGGAAGGAGAGAAGAAGACCCGGGTGATCGTGCCCGACCATCAGCTCTCCTTAGCCATTGGGAAGCGGGGTCAAAATGCCCGCCTTGCGGCCAAACTTACCGGATGGAAGGTAGATATCAAGAGCGAAAGCCAAGCGGAAGAGGAAGGGATCTTACCACTGGCAGAACAGGATCAGGAGCCATATGATGAAGAGGATGAATACATTGAGGAGATTGAGGTTTCCTTCCACGACCGCCAAAGCAGGGAAGAATGA
- the ispG gene encoding flavodoxin-dependent (E)-4-hydroxy-3-methylbut-2-enyl-diphosphate synthase, whose amino-acid sequence MFKREETRPVYVGGVQIGGQSSVVIQSMTTTDTRDVKATLAQIEQLADAGCQIVRLAVVNQDAAEKLAEIKKGSPLPIVADIHFDYKLALKALESGVDKIRINPGNIGSKEKTKAVVEACKERGVPIRIGVNSGSVEKRLLEKYGYPSPEAIVESAMNHVEILEDLGFYDIVVSLKSSDVPTMIKTYTLMAEKRNYPLHVGVTEAGTAYAGGIKSAVGIGTVLAMGIGDTIRVSLAADPLEEMKVAKNILKSLNLAATEPVVVACPTCGRTAIDLIGLATRVEEATAKLKKPLKIAVMGCAVNGPGEAREADIGIAGGNGEGLIFKNGEIIRKVKEEELFDELMKEIHEMEGLS is encoded by the coding sequence TTGTTTAAGCGGGAAGAGACTCGGCCGGTTTATGTGGGGGGAGTACAAATCGGAGGACAATCTTCCGTGGTGATCCAGTCGATGACCACGACCGACACCCGGGACGTTAAGGCGACGTTGGCCCAGATTGAGCAATTGGCGGACGCCGGCTGCCAGATCGTCCGATTGGCGGTCGTAAACCAGGATGCCGCAGAAAAATTGGCAGAAATTAAGAAAGGATCTCCCCTTCCCATCGTTGCAGATATTCATTTTGATTATAAATTGGCTTTAAAAGCGCTGGAAAGCGGCGTAGATAAGATTCGCATCAATCCGGGAAATATCGGTTCCAAGGAGAAGACGAAGGCGGTTGTGGAAGCCTGTAAAGAGCGTGGGGTTCCCATCCGCATCGGGGTGAACTCCGGATCGGTGGAGAAACGTCTTTTGGAAAAATACGGATATCCAAGCCCCGAAGCCATCGTCGAGAGCGCCATGAATCACGTGGAGATCTTGGAGGATCTGGGTTTCTATGATATCGTCGTCTCCTTAAAATCTTCCGATGTTCCCACAATGATTAAGACGTATACCCTGATGGCGGAGAAGAGGAACTATCCCCTTCACGTGGGCGTGACGGAGGCAGGGACCGCCTATGCGGGAGGGATCAAGTCGGCGGTTGGAATAGGAACCGTCCTTGCCATGGGCATCGGTGATACCATCCGCGTCTCCCTTGCTGCCGATCCTTTGGAAGAGATGAAGGTGGCGAAGAATATTCTAAAGAGCCTTAACCTGGCAGCCACGGAGCCGGTCGTCGTCGCTTGTCCCACCTGCGGAAGGACGGCGATCGATCTAATCGGTTTGGCCACACGGGTGGAAGAGGCGACGGCGAAGTTAAAGAAACCTCTTAAAATCGCCGTGATGGGCTGTGCGGTGAATGGACCTGGAGAGGCGAGGGAGGCGGATATCGGCATCGCAGGCGGCAACGGAGAGGGTCTTATCTTTAAGAATGGAGAGATTATCCGCAAAGTGAAAGAAGAAGAACTCTTTGATGAATTGATGAAAGAAATTCATGAGATGGAAGGTTTGTCATAA